The genome window TCGCAAGTTTGAGACAAACTGTTTATGATGTCAAAGCGATCGCAAGTTTGAGACAAACTGTTTATGATGTCAAAGCGATCGCAATTAAACGGTCTATGGGAATGTTACCAAAGCCAGCTATCCCGAAATTCAAGCGGTGGCGAAACAGTTTGTGGTGGCGAATCGTTACAACCCGGAAATAGCGGTTTTACAGTTTGATGAGGGGGTAGCGTAGCCACCCCACTGACTTCCACGAATCGTGGGGTGTCAGGTATCGAATTGAGGAAATGCCCATGAGCAATGCGTGAAAAATCCTTATAAAACAATTCTTTACATGAAACTGTATCCCTTATATGTTACAGTTTACAAGTCTCTGCGCGAGAGAAGAGCCCCCACGAACAACGACGGAAGGGAACAGGGAGGTGCCCCCCCGGGGTATTATCCCTCAGGGGACGACGCCAGTTCAATTCTCCAACCTTTTTCCACCCCCTATAATCGTCTCTCCAGCCTACAGTATCACCAAATTGATCCCAGATTTCGGGGTCAAATTCCCTCGTACCACCCAACTGTTGATAAATTTCCTTTTGAACGCTAAAGCCAAATTTACCGTTACTAAATTTCAGCCACAAACGGTCGATGGTTCGCAAATCTTCAGGGAAAATTATCTATATCCTTTTCACGCAAAAAATTATCCCTACCAGCAACAGTCAACATCGCCTTTGCCGTTTCTTCATCGGCTTCCTGCCACTTTTGCTTCGCCAGCAAATACCGCAATTTCGTATAATTGTATCCCACCGCACTTTTTAGAGGCACTTCCTCTTGCTGCTGGGATGAACTTTGAGACTCTAACTTTTGCCCAAGCCTAGCGATTTCTTGTTGCAATTGACCAACTTGTTGCTGT of Geitlerinema sp. PCC 9228 contains these proteins:
- a CDS encoding GUN4 domain-containing protein yields the protein MGTCRICQQECSEDQQFCSNCGYPLTAFPPTLGEIPQAFQEILSQRERWEQNIWQKYEQLQRQFQQLQQEASNNQQLQQQVGQLQQEIARLGQKLESQSSSQQQEEVPLKSAVGYNYTKLRYLLAKQKWQEADEETAKAMLTVAGRDNFLREKDIDNFP
- a CDS encoding GUN4 domain-containing protein, with the protein product MRTIDRLWLKFSNGKFGFSVQKEIYQQLGGTREFDPEIWDQFGDTVGWRDDYRGWKKVGELNWRRPLRDNTPGGHLPVPFRRCSWGLFSRAETCKL